From a single Asticcacaulis sp. MM231 genomic region:
- a CDS encoding phage GP46 family protein, whose protein sequence is MIDLALIWDRENLAGDIALDGVDLKTETGLYTAILLSLWTDRRANKDDILPDGSTDRRGWWGDEFAEIPGDRFGSRLWLLNRAKINPETLRLIRDYILEALAWLTRSGIASTVDATVSRLDTNTVGIKVTFTRPAGGAGTYDFVWDNLSGLQT, encoded by the coding sequence ATGATCGATCTCGCCCTGATCTGGGACCGTGAAAACCTTGCCGGCGATATTGCCCTGGACGGCGTCGACCTGAAGACAGAGACGGGGCTCTATACCGCTATTCTCCTGTCGTTGTGGACGGACCGCCGCGCCAACAAGGATGACATCCTGCCCGATGGTTCCACCGACCGGCGCGGCTGGTGGGGTGATGAATTTGCCGAGATCCCGGGTGACCGGTTCGGATCGCGCCTGTGGCTGCTCAATCGCGCCAAGATCAACCCGGAAACTCTGCGCCTGATCCGAGACTACATCCTTGAAGCGCTGGCCTGGCTCACCCGGTCGGGCATCGCTTCCACCGTCGATGCCACGGTCTCGCGCCTCGACACCAACACCGTGGGCATCAAGGTCACCTTCACCCGGCCGGCCGGTGGCGCCGGTACCTATGACTTTGTCTGGGACAACCTCAGCGGATTGCAAACA